The following nucleotide sequence is from Borrelia coriaceae.
AAAAAGAATTAAAAAATGAATCTGTTAATTATAATATTGAAAAGCTTATTTCCGATGACAAATTATCTAAAAAGAATCTTATCATTAAGCTTAGGTTGAAACTTGAAAAAGCAGTTAGTGATGAAAGATTTGAGGATGCTATCTTTTTGCGGGATAAAATAAAAGAACTTGTTTAAGGGGTGAGATTTTGAAAATGAGGAGTTTGTATTTTGAGGGAAAAAATTACTGTCAGGGGTGCAAGGGAGCATAATTTAAAGAATATTAATGTTGATATTCCGAGGAATAGTTTAGTAGTTATATCAGGAAAAAGTGGTTCTGGTAAATCATCCTTGGCTTTTGATACAATCTTTGCAGAAGGTCAGAGAAGATATATGGAGTCTGTTTCATCTTATGCAAGACAATTTTTAGGGGTAATGAAAAAGCCCAAAGTTGAGTATATAGGAGGATTGTCACCTGCGATTTCAATTGAGCAGAGAACGATAAGCAATAATCCAAGGTCAACTGTTGGTACAATTACTGAAATTTATGATTATTATAGATTGTTATTTGCAAAAATTGGTAAGCCATATTGTCCAAATGATGGGAGTTTAATTGAGGAACAATCTTTAGATAATATGATTAATACTGTTTTAAGTTATGCTGAGGGATCTAAGGTTGTATTGTTTGCTCCTGTTGTTATGGGTGCAAAGGGTACTCATAAAAAAGAGCTTGAAAAAATATTAAATCAAGGGTTTAGTAGGGTAAGAGTAAATTCTCAGGATTATTTAATAGAAGATGCTATTAATTTAAGTTTAAATAAAAATAAAAAGCATAATATTGAAATTATAGTAGACAGGATAAAGTTGAGCAGTGATGCAAGAATTAGGCTTGCAGAATCTATTGAGACTGCTTTATCGGTTTCTAATGGATATTTACGTGTGGAAATTGAAAATGATTTAGAAAAAATAGATAAAATTTTTACAGAACATAATAGTTGTCCTTTATGCGGGTTTTCGCTTCCTATAATAGAGCCAAGGCTTTTTTCGTTTAATAGTCCATTTGGAGCTTGTAGAGAGTGTTCTGGTCTTGGCATTACATTTGATTTTGATTTTGAAAAAATTTGTCCTAATGTTAACCTTTCTTTTAATGATGATGCATTTATTACCTTTAAGCCTAGTTCTTCTTGGGCTTTATCGATTTTTAAGGGACTTGCTAAGTATTATGGTTTTAGTTTAGATACTCCTGTAAAAGGTATTCCTGAAGATATTCTTAGAAAGATTTTGTATGGTTCCAATGAAAAGATAGATTTTGTATATAAGTCTAGAGAGATGGAGAGTAAGGAAATAAAAGGTGGTTTTCATTATTCTAAGGAATTTGAAGGTCTTATTCCTCTTTTAAAGAGACGGTATCTTGCAACTGAATCTGAGAGCGCTAGGTTATTTTATGAAGGTTTAATGTCTCGCAAAATTTGCAATTTTTGCAAAGGTAAGCGATTAAGTCTTGGAGCTTTGTCTGTTAAGTTGTGTGAAAAGAATATTCAGGAACTTAGTAATCTTTCTGTTATAGATTCTTATTCATTTTTTGAAAAGATTGAGCTTGATGAACTTGATGTTAAAATCTCTAAAGAAATTTTAAAAGAAATTAAGAATAGACTTAAGTTTTTAATTGATGTTGGACTTTCGTATTTGTATTTAGATAGGATGTCTGGAACTTTATCAGGGGGTGAGGCTCAACGCATTCGACTTGCCACTCAAATAGGTTCAGCTCTTGCTGGAGTTATTTATGTACTTGATGAGCCTAGTATTGGGTTGCATCAGAGAGATAATGAAAAGTTAATAGGTACTCTTGTTAATTTGAAAGAACTTGGAAATACGGTGATTGTTGTAGAGCATGATGAGCAGACCTTGCGTACTGCTGACTATATTATTGATGTTGGTCCTGGAGCTGGGATTTATGGTGGGGAAATAGTTGCTAAGGGCACTTTATCTGATGTTTTAAATAATGAGCGTAGTCTTACTGGTAAGTATTTAAGCGGTCAACTTAAAATAGAAGTTCCAAAAACAAGACGTAAGGCAGGAAAAGCTGAAATTGTACTATTGAATGCTAATAAAAACAATTTAAAAAATATTAATGTGCATATTCCTTTGGGAGTTTTTACTGTAATAACAGGGGTTTCTGGT
It contains:
- the uvrA gene encoding excinuclease ABC subunit UvrA yields the protein MREKITVRGAREHNLKNINVDIPRNSLVVISGKSGSGKSSLAFDTIFAEGQRRYMESVSSYARQFLGVMKKPKVEYIGGLSPAISIEQRTISNNPRSTVGTITEIYDYYRLLFAKIGKPYCPNDGSLIEEQSLDNMINTVLSYAEGSKVVLFAPVVMGAKGTHKKELEKILNQGFSRVRVNSQDYLIEDAINLSLNKNKKHNIEIIVDRIKLSSDARIRLAESIETALSVSNGYLRVEIENDLEKIDKIFTEHNSCPLCGFSLPIIEPRLFSFNSPFGACRECSGLGITFDFDFEKICPNVNLSFNDDAFITFKPSSSWALSIFKGLAKYYGFSLDTPVKGIPEDILRKILYGSNEKIDFVYKSREMESKEIKGGFHYSKEFEGLIPLLKRRYLATESESARLFYEGLMSRKICNFCKGKRLSLGALSVKLCEKNIQELSNLSVIDSYSFFEKIELDELDVKISKEILKEIKNRLKFLIDVGLSYLYLDRMSGTLSGGEAQRIRLATQIGSALAGVIYVLDEPSIGLHQRDNEKLIGTLVNLKELGNTVIVVEHDEQTLRTADYIIDVGPGAGIYGGEIVAKGTLSDVLNNERSLTGKYLSGQLKIEVPKTRRKAGKAEIVLLNANKNNLKNINVHIPLGVFTVITGVSGSGKSTLLNEVLYPALESRLKSNTIYFDGFEDIIGYEQIDKVIQINQKPIGKTPRSNPATYVGFFTEIRELFAKLPDSKARGFKAGRFSFNVKGGRCEKCQGDGYLNIQMHFLPDVFVPCDLCKGKKFNEETLEIRYKGKNIYDILEMSVLEAKNFFENIPKINHYLNILKEVGLEYIKLGQASTTLSGGEAQRIKLAFELGKKSTGKTFYIIDEPTTGLHFDDIRKLLEVLQLLVQNGNTVVLIEHNLDVIKQADYIIDLGPEGGVSGGSIVVSGTPEEVSKCKSSYTGMFLKNLL